A window from Centropristis striata isolate RG_2023a ecotype Rhode Island chromosome 4, C.striata_1.0, whole genome shotgun sequence encodes these proteins:
- the sae1 gene encoding SUMO-activating enzyme subunit 1, which yields MIDMIEKEDPVISEEEAAQYDRQIRLWGLDAQKRLRGSRVLLAGLGGLGAEVAKNLILAGVKGLTLLDHEKVSEESCRAQFLVPVTAQGQNRAQASLERGQNLNPMVKVHADQDRIEDKPDDFFLQFDAVCLTGCSRDLMVRVDQLCSQNNIKVFCGDVYGYYGYMFCNLGQEHNYVEEKPKLVKPTGNTGDGPEAKKAKVDPNETTMVKKTSSFCTLKEALEVDWTTEKAKAGMKRTPVDYFLLQVLLKFRTDKGRDPDPQAFPEDSQLLRQIRDDVLEALAVSSDLLNDDFISYCFSEMSPVCAVVGGVLGQEVVKALSQRDAPHRNFFFFDGRKGNGVVDYFGPN from the exons ATGATCGATATGATCGAGAAGGAGGACCCGGTCATCAGCGAGGAGGAGGCGGCGCAGTACGACCGTCAGATCCGATTGTGGGGGCTCGATGCTCAGAAGAG GTTGCGAGGGTCTCGTGTGCTCCTGGCAGGGTTAGGTGGTCTGGGGGCTGAAGTGGCCAAGAACTTAATCCTGGCTGGAGTTAAAGGTCTCACTCTGCTGGATCATGAAAAG GTGTCGGAGGAGTCGTGTCGAGCTCAGTTCCTGGTCCCGGTGACGGCTCAGGGTCAGAACCGAGCACAGGCCTCTCTGGAGCGAGGCCAGAACCTCAACCCCATGGTGAAGGTCCACGCAGACCAGGACAGGATCGAAGACAAACCTGACGACTTCTTTCTGCAGTTTGATGCG GTGTGTCTGACAGGTTGCTCCAGAGACCTGATGGTGCGGGTCGACCAGCTCTGTTCTCAGAACAACATCAAGGTCTTCTGTGGTGACGTGTACGGTTACTATGGTTACATGTTCTGCAACCTCGGACAGGAGCACAACTACGTGGA GGAGAAACCAAAACTGGTGAAACCGACTGGGAATACTGGAGACGGTCCAGAGGCGAAGAAGGCCAAAGTCGACCCCAACGAGACCACCATGGTGAAGAAG ACGTCCAGTTTCTGCACCCTGAAGGAGGCTCTGGAGGTGGACTGGACCACAGAGAAGGCCAAAGCCGGGATGAAGAGAACACCAGTGGACTACTTCCTGCTTCAAG TTCTGTTGAAGTTTCGTACCGATAAAGGTCGGGACCCGGACCCCCAGGCCTTCCCAGAGGACAGTCAGCTCCTGAGGCAGATCCGAGACGACGTCCTGGAGGCCTTGGCAGTGAGCAGCGACCTCCTGAACGACGACTTCATCAG TTACTGCTTCTCTGAGATGTCTCCAGTGTGCGCTGTCGTGGGAGGAGTTCTGGGTCAGGAAGTTGTCAAG GCTCTCTCCCAACGAGACGCTCCGCACcggaacttcttcttcttcgatGGTCGTAAAGGCAACGGCGTGGTCGACTACTTTGGACCAAATTAA